The proteins below are encoded in one region of Maribacter aestuarii:
- a CDS encoding c-type cytochrome domain-containing protein, which produces MILFLAFDFTNFIGRFHPILVHLPIGFLLLAIFMEWYERIVKRKQLSFLISFAWLLSGIGGALAALCGWWLGETGLYLENDLFWHRWLGILIVLLSFGGWLLKKKPTEYSGVFHYVFNVLVLSLILFEGHLGGNLTHGQDYLLQYAPRSIKNIFQKEDTLQRIDLIGKDSILVYHDLIEPSFAKKCFACHNAEVKRGGLNMEHPDSLMVGGESGPVLVSGNTLESEIFKRITLSQKNTKFMPPVGESMTYSEIQLLDWWINNGADFAISLKDAKLDESVKSLLLRTYGIDTTPKPWYETVKIEPADSSIIKDVSSMGFVIKRLGFTNNLLDVKFEGKDLSDEKLQSLSEISEHVTWLSFAKSNISDRGLKYVAEFKNLTRLQLERTDISDEGIEPLSVLEHLETINLYETSVSEKCLGYLTQIPSLKRVYLWRTNLNIEKTGLFNEEHPHLEIIF; this is translated from the coding sequence ATGATTCTATTTTTAGCCTTTGATTTTACCAATTTTATTGGTCGCTTCCATCCTATTTTAGTCCATCTACCCATAGGTTTCCTCTTGCTGGCCATTTTTATGGAATGGTATGAGAGAATAGTGAAAAGAAAACAACTAAGTTTTTTAATTTCCTTTGCATGGCTACTAAGCGGTATTGGTGGGGCTCTTGCGGCTTTATGCGGCTGGTGGTTGGGTGAGACTGGTCTATACCTTGAGAACGATTTGTTTTGGCATCGTTGGTTGGGGATTTTAATTGTTCTGTTATCCTTTGGAGGGTGGCTACTTAAAAAGAAACCCACAGAATATTCCGGTGTTTTTCACTACGTCTTTAACGTTTTGGTTTTGAGCTTAATCCTGTTTGAAGGTCACTTAGGTGGTAATTTAACTCATGGGCAAGACTATCTATTGCAGTATGCCCCTAGGTCCATTAAGAATATATTTCAAAAAGAAGACACCCTTCAACGCATTGATTTAATTGGCAAGGATTCTATTTTGGTCTACCATGACCTGATTGAACCAAGCTTTGCGAAAAAATGCTTTGCCTGTCATAATGCGGAAGTTAAAAGGGGCGGCCTAAACATGGAACATCCGGATTCTCTCATGGTAGGGGGCGAGAGCGGGCCAGTGCTTGTTTCTGGAAATACACTAGAAAGCGAAATTTTCAAAAGAATTACCTTATCCCAAAAAAATACAAAGTTTATGCCCCCAGTAGGGGAATCCATGACTTATTCCGAAATACAACTTCTTGATTGGTGGATAAACAATGGGGCTGATTTTGCGATAAGCCTTAAGGATGCAAAACTTGATGAATCCGTTAAATCTCTTTTATTAAGAACATATGGTATAGATACAACACCCAAACCATGGTACGAAACCGTAAAAATTGAGCCGGCAGATAGTTCTATAATAAAGGATGTATCCAGTATGGGCTTTGTTATCAAAAGGCTTGGCTTTACGAATAATTTATTGGACGTTAAATTTGAGGGAAAAGATTTAAGTGATGAAAAACTTCAATCATTATCGGAAATTTCTGAACATGTCACCTGGCTATCTTTTGCTAAAAGCAATATATCCGACAGGGGACTAAAATATGTAGCTGAATTCAAAAATCTGACAAGACTACAACTAGAACGAACCGATATTTCCGATGAAGGAATCGAGCCGCTATCCGTACTTGAACATCTGGAGACCATCAATCTATATGAGACTAGTGTTTCTGAAAAATGTCTCGGGTATTTAACCCAGATACCAAGTCTTAAACGCGTTTACTTGTGGAGAACAAATCTGAACATAGAAAAAACTGGCTTGTTCAATGAAGAACATCCTCATTTAGAAATCATCTTTTAA
- a CDS encoding Gfo/Idh/MocA family protein gives MKDTSAETKDGTRKKSGPANFSRRDFITKTTMALGLFSIVPRHVLGKGFVPPSDKIGLGFIGLGKQGGILANKFMTNSQAQIVAGSDVWIPKMEAFKSIVQNLYAEKRNKTKFEGITTFLNYEELLEQKNIDAVVIATPDHWHALQSIDAMNNGKDVYCEKPMTNTIKEGRAMVDATIRNDKVLQVGSMQRSWEKFAKAKEIVASGKLGEISRVFVNVGDPAIAYNLPKEEIPKGIDWNLWCGPAPLLTYHHTIAPEVVDKYPAWRDFKETGGGILSDWGAHMFDIVQWCLGMDRTGPTTYIPPNDKNFVRGLKIYYENGIEMVHEDFGRGWAVRFIGSEGTMDVSRSFLETTPINILMPNGGNSTELFKNQGNHYENWLSAIKTRTSPICDVETGHRSATICNVANIAYELGTTLNWDPKKEKFKGNSEANKLRKRKNRNYAL, from the coding sequence ATGAAAGATACCAGTGCGGAGACTAAAGATGGTACCAGGAAAAAATCAGGTCCAGCAAATTTCTCAAGAAGAGATTTCATAACCAAAACAACAATGGCTTTAGGACTTTTCTCTATAGTTCCTAGACATGTTTTGGGTAAAGGCTTTGTGCCTCCGAGTGATAAGATAGGTCTTGGCTTTATAGGTCTTGGAAAACAAGGAGGTATTTTGGCAAATAAATTTATGACCAATTCCCAGGCTCAAATAGTGGCCGGCAGTGATGTATGGATTCCTAAGATGGAAGCTTTCAAAAGTATTGTACAAAACTTATATGCTGAAAAACGCAACAAAACTAAATTTGAGGGCATAACAACTTTTTTAAATTATGAAGAACTACTAGAGCAAAAAAATATTGATGCGGTTGTAATTGCTACACCAGATCACTGGCACGCTTTACAATCAATAGACGCCATGAATAATGGTAAGGACGTCTATTGTGAAAAACCAATGACCAATACTATTAAGGAGGGAAGGGCAATGGTCGATGCTACGATCAGGAATGACAAAGTCCTACAGGTGGGGAGTATGCAACGTTCTTGGGAAAAGTTTGCAAAGGCGAAAGAAATCGTTGCATCTGGTAAGCTAGGTGAGATTTCCAGGGTATTCGTGAATGTTGGTGATCCTGCAATAGCTTATAATCTTCCTAAAGAAGAAATACCAAAAGGAATTGATTGGAATCTTTGGTGTGGCCCAGCACCGTTACTAACATATCACCATACTATTGCCCCTGAAGTTGTGGATAAATATCCCGCTTGGAGAGATTTTAAAGAGACTGGTGGTGGCATTCTTTCGGATTGGGGCGCCCATATGTTCGATATTGTCCAGTGGTGTTTGGGTATGGACCGGACCGGACCTACTACCTATATTCCGCCCAATGATAAAAATTTTGTTAGAGGCCTGAAAATATATTATGAGAATGGCATTGAAATGGTACACGAAGATTTTGGAAGGGGATGGGCGGTAAGGTTTATTGGTTCTGAAGGAACTATGGACGTTAGCCGAAGTTTTCTGGAAACAACTCCAATAAATATTTTAATGCCCAATGGAGGAAATTCCACGGAACTCTTCAAGAATCAGGGAAATCATTATGAAAATTGGTTATCTGCGATAAAAACGAGGACAAGTCCGATATGTGATGTTGAAACAGGTCATAGATCAGCAACTATTTGTAATGTCGCTAATATAGCTTATGAATTAGGAACAACCCTGAACTGGGATCCTAAAAAGGAAAAGTTCAAAGGTAATTCTGAGGCGAATAAGCTTCGCAAAAGAAAAAACAGAAATTACGCTTTATAA
- a CDS encoding bifunctional folylpolyglutamate synthase/dihydrofolate synthase: MTYKETLKWMFAQLPMYQLKGNSAYHAKLDGIIKFAEHLKNPQNSFRSIHVAGTNGKGSSSHMLASILQEAGYKVGLYTSPHLKDFRERIRINGKKADKQFVVDFIAEHQTFLNLHKLSFFEMTVGMAFSYFAAKDVDIAIIEVGLGGRLDSTNIITPEVCLITNIGFDHMDMLGTTLPEIAMEKAGIIKPGIPVVISETQDEIKTVFEAIANKNKSSLVFADTAINEHFETSLLGSYQRKNITGVLAVIGLLSGFEISSSHIKEGLLNVVHNTGLQGRWQVLAESPKIICDTAHNREGLTLVLEQLKNEVYGELHIVLGFVKDKKLDTILPLFPRKAHYYFCKPNLPRGLDENILLKEANLIGLNGKSYSSVNKAYQAAKCSAEEEDLIFIGGSNFVVAEVV, from the coding sequence GTGACCTATAAGGAGACCTTGAAATGGATGTTTGCCCAACTTCCTATGTACCAACTCAAAGGTAATTCCGCGTATCATGCCAAATTGGATGGCATCATTAAATTCGCCGAACATCTAAAGAATCCTCAAAATAGCTTTAGAAGCATTCATGTTGCCGGAACCAACGGAAAAGGTTCTAGTAGCCACATGCTTGCCTCAATTCTGCAGGAGGCCGGTTATAAGGTTGGATTATATACATCCCCGCATCTAAAAGATTTTAGGGAGCGTATTCGCATAAATGGTAAAAAGGCCGATAAACAATTTGTAGTTGATTTTATAGCTGAACACCAAACCTTTTTGAACTTGCATAAGTTGTCTTTTTTTGAAATGACGGTTGGCATGGCATTCAGTTATTTCGCTGCTAAAGATGTAGATATTGCAATCATTGAAGTAGGTTTAGGAGGGCGGTTGGACTCTACAAACATCATTACACCAGAGGTGTGTTTGATTACTAACATAGGATTTGACCATATGGATATGTTGGGTACTACCTTACCTGAAATTGCAATGGAGAAAGCGGGGATAATAAAACCTGGGATTCCTGTGGTCATTAGTGAGACACAGGATGAGATTAAAACAGTATTTGAGGCAATCGCAAATAAAAATAAATCTTCCTTAGTTTTTGCCGATACTGCAATTAACGAACATTTTGAAACATCCCTTCTGGGAAGTTATCAGCGAAAGAATATAACCGGAGTTCTTGCTGTAATTGGATTGCTTTCGGGATTTGAAATCTCGAGTTCCCATATAAAAGAAGGCCTTTTGAATGTTGTACACAATACTGGGCTTCAGGGACGCTGGCAAGTTTTGGCTGAATCGCCTAAGATTATCTGTGATACGGCACATAATCGAGAAGGTTTAACATTGGTGCTGGAACAATTGAAAAATGAAGTTTATGGAGAACTACATATTGTTCTGGGTTTTGTAAAGGATAAAAAGCTAGATACCATCCTCCCACTTTTTCCTAGAAAAGCACATTATTATTTTTGTAAACCCAATCTTCCTAGGGGTTTGGATGAAAATATATTGTTGAAGGAAGCGAATTTAATTGGTTTAAATGGTAAAAGCTATTCTAGTGTAAATAAGGCATACCAGGCGGCTAAATGTTCTGCTGAAGAAGAGGATTTGATTTTTATCGGCGGCAGTAATTTTGTAGTGGCAGAGGTCGTCTAA
- a CDS encoding energy transducer TonB, translated as MAFLDTRHKKKSFTLTTLLLSVLLLLLFYIGLTYMDPPIENGISVNFGTTDFGSGQVQPKEKIISEPLDTPPVEPVKQEVQEEVVEEEEIEEVPEESVAKEAPSEKLLTKESEEALKIKQATEAKKRDEDAAKEAQKRKEDALKAEKAKAAKIAQQKKDAEEQAIREQAAKKKKLDEMMGGLNKSDGTASGSEGDDDKAGDKGQPDGDPYATSYYGSPGSGSGTGGYGLNGRSLVNKGKVPQECNESGRVVVKIVVDRNGKVISATPGVRGTTNNNPCLLEPARKTAFMHKWNLDSKAPSEQTGFVVVNFKLGE; from the coding sequence ATGGCATTTTTAGATACGAGACACAAGAAAAAATCATTTACACTTACCACGTTGCTGTTAAGTGTTTTGTTGTTGCTGCTATTTTACATTGGTCTCACTTATATGGATCCACCCATAGAAAATGGTATTTCGGTTAATTTTGGAACTACCGATTTCGGTAGTGGTCAAGTACAGCCAAAAGAAAAGATTATTTCCGAACCTTTGGATACTCCACCCGTGGAGCCCGTTAAACAAGAAGTCCAAGAGGAAGTTGTTGAAGAGGAAGAAATTGAAGAAGTTCCAGAAGAATCTGTGGCTAAAGAAGCTCCATCTGAAAAGCTATTGACGAAGGAGAGCGAAGAGGCTTTAAAAATTAAACAGGCAACTGAGGCTAAAAAACGCGACGAGGATGCTGCAAAAGAAGCTCAGAAGCGAAAAGAAGACGCCTTAAAGGCAGAAAAGGCCAAGGCGGCCAAAATAGCACAGCAGAAAAAAGATGCTGAAGAACAGGCCATAAGGGAGCAAGCGGCCAAAAAGAAAAAGCTGGATGAAATGATGGGGGGGTTGAATAAATCCGATGGAACGGCTTCTGGCAGTGAAGGAGATGATGACAAGGCCGGAGATAAAGGACAACCAGACGGAGATCCTTATGCCACAAGCTATTACGGTAGTCCAGGTTCTGGAAGTGGAACTGGAGGATACGGCTTAAACGGTAGGTCTCTAGTGAATAAGGGAAAAGTTCCCCAAGAATGTAATGAGTCCGGTAGAGTAGTGGTAAAAATTGTTGTTGATCGAAACGGTAAAGTCATAAGTGCAACGCCGGGAGTGCGGGGGACCACTAATAATAACCCATGTTTACTGGAACCTGCCAGGAAAACTGCGTTTATGCATAAATGGAATTTAGATTCCAAAGCACCAAGCGAACAGACCGGTTTTGTGGTCGTGAATTTTAAATTGGGAGAGTGA
- a CDS encoding ExbD/TolR family protein, translating to MKLKGRNKVSPDFSMSSMTDIVFLLLIFFMLTANSPNALDLLLPKAKGKSTNTQNVSVSIDKNLQYFVNNERINGEYIEIELKKALEGQEKPTIILRAEESVAIKEAVNVMDIANRNNYKVILAVRPN from the coding sequence ATGAAATTAAAAGGAAGAAATAAGGTAAGTCCAGACTTTAGTATGTCTTCCATGACGGATATCGTTTTCCTATTATTGATATTTTTCATGTTGACGGCCAATTCACCTAATGCATTGGATTTGTTATTGCCTAAAGCAAAAGGTAAGTCAACGAATACACAGAACGTATCGGTTAGTATAGACAAGAACTTACAGTATTTTGTGAATAACGAGAGAATTAACGGAGAATACATTGAAATTGAATTAAAAAAAGCACTTGAAGGTCAAGAAAAACCTACTATTATCCTAAGGGCAGAGGAAAGCGTAGCCATTAAAGAAGCGGTTAACGTTATGGATATTGCCAACAGGAATAATTATAAGGTCATTTTGGCGGTGCGGCCCAATTAG
- a CDS encoding MotA/TolQ/ExbB proton channel family protein, with translation MLLFQDSATEEMLSEEKTLSVMDLVFNGGTGSVVIITVLFLMLGVALYIYFERLLAVNAASKIDKNFMNQIRDHVTTGKLEAAKILCAQTDSPVARLTEKGISRIGKPLDDINTAIENAGTLEVYKLEKNVSVLATVAGAAPMIGFLGTVIGMILAFHEMASSGGQAEMGSLASGIYTAMTTTVAGLIVGIIAYMGYNHLVNRTDKVVHKMEANAVEFLDLLNEPL, from the coding sequence ATGTTATTATTTCAGGATTCTGCTACGGAAGAAATGCTTTCCGAGGAAAAAACCCTTTCCGTAATGGATTTGGTCTTCAATGGGGGGACAGGAAGTGTGGTGATTATCACTGTGCTTTTTTTGATGCTTGGTGTAGCCCTTTATATTTATTTTGAGCGACTTTTAGCCGTGAATGCGGCCTCCAAAATCGACAAGAACTTCATGAATCAGATTCGGGACCATGTGACTACGGGAAAACTGGAAGCAGCAAAAATTTTATGTGCACAAACAGATTCCCCAGTGGCGAGGCTTACTGAAAAGGGAATTTCTCGAATAGGAAAGCCCCTGGATGACATCAACACAGCCATTGAAAATGCGGGGACGTTAGAGGTTTATAAATTGGAGAAGAACGTGAGTGTCTTAGCTACAGTGGCGGGTGCCGCCCCTATGATCGGTTTCCTTGGTACCGTAATTGGTATGATTTTAGCTTTTCACGAAATGGCCAGTAGTGGCGGTCAAGCAGAAATGGGTTCGTTAGCATCCGGTATTTATACGGCGATGACTACGACCGTTGCAGGATTAATTGTAGGTATCATAGCTTATATGGGCTATAACCATCTTGTAAACAGAACGGATAAGGTGGTACACAAAATGGAAGCCAATGCCGTAGAATTCTTGGATTTATTGAATGAACCACTTTAA
- the nhaD gene encoding sodium:proton antiporter NhaD: METIIIIVFLAGYLAITLEHNLKIDKLIPALAMMAILWAIIALNHMSVFEVNAELRELEPSHIDEILLHHLGKTAEILVFLIGAMTIVEIIDYFDGFATIKGYIRTRSKKKLLWLFSILAFILSAIIDNLTATIVLITILQKVISDRNTRLWFAGMIIIAANAGGAWSPIGDVTTTMLWIANKVTAGQLVIHVLIPSIVCMVIPVLVAGNYKAFKGVIDGDFAAEEPKSKYGSIMLYLGLGSIVFVPFFKTITHLPPYVGMMLSLAVVATFAEIYSNKKFSISTIDGGEHEAGGHHSPVHNSLSKIELPSILFFLGILLAVAALESLGLLFHYAASLNEAIPNTDIVVMLFGVGSAVIDNVPLVAASMGMFGESLDSPLWHFIAYSAGTGGSMLIIGSAAGVVAMGMEKIDFFWYLKKIAWLAFIGFISGAGVFILLRDFVLHG, translated from the coding sequence ATGGAAACCATAATTATCATAGTATTTTTGGCAGGCTATCTGGCAATTACATTAGAGCATAACCTTAAAATAGATAAACTAATTCCTGCGCTAGCAATGATGGCTATACTTTGGGCAATCATAGCGCTGAACCATATGTCTGTTTTTGAGGTAAATGCAGAACTAAGAGAGCTGGAACCTTCGCATATTGATGAAATTCTATTGCATCATCTTGGAAAAACAGCGGAGATTCTGGTGTTCCTTATTGGAGCTATGACCATCGTTGAGATAATAGATTATTTTGACGGTTTCGCTACTATAAAAGGATATATACGTACCAGGAGTAAAAAGAAATTACTTTGGTTGTTCTCAATTTTGGCTTTCATATTATCTGCCATTATAGACAACCTTACGGCGACCATAGTTTTAATAACCATACTACAAAAGGTAATCAGTGACCGTAACACACGGCTTTGGTTTGCGGGTATGATAATTATTGCCGCCAATGCCGGTGGAGCGTGGTCACCCATTGGTGATGTTACCACGACCATGTTATGGATAGCAAACAAGGTTACGGCAGGCCAGTTGGTAATACATGTACTTATACCTTCCATCGTATGTATGGTAATTCCGGTTTTGGTTGCTGGAAATTATAAAGCATTTAAAGGTGTAATAGATGGCGACTTCGCAGCAGAGGAACCTAAATCCAAGTATGGATCTATAATGCTATATCTTGGGTTAGGATCAATCGTATTTGTACCGTTCTTTAAAACCATTACGCATTTACCACCCTATGTTGGTATGATGTTGTCACTTGCCGTTGTAGCTACTTTTGCAGAGATATATAGTAATAAAAAGTTTAGCATATCTACTATTGATGGAGGTGAACATGAAGCCGGAGGACATCACAGTCCCGTTCACAATTCCCTGTCCAAAATAGAATTACCAAGTATTTTGTTTTTCTTGGGAATATTATTGGCAGTTGCGGCTTTGGAATCTTTGGGGCTACTTTTCCATTATGCGGCAAGTCTGAACGAAGCCATTCCCAATACCGATATCGTAGTGATGTTATTTGGTGTAGGCTCTGCCGTAATTGATAATGTGCCTTTGGTAGCTGCTAGTATGGGAATGTTTGGGGAATCCTTGGATAGCCCGTTGTGGCATTTTATTGCGTATTCGGCCGGTACCGGCGGTAGTATGTTGATCATTGGCTCGGCTGCCGGCGTCGTCGCCATGGGTATGGAAAAAATAGACTTCTTCTGGTATCTGAAAAAAATTGCATGGTTGGCTTTCATCGGATTTATTAGCGGTGCGGGTGTTTTTATTTTATTAAGAGATTTTGTGCTTCACGGATAA